From a single Anaerolineales bacterium genomic region:
- a CDS encoding STAS domain-containing protein, which yields MSILTEFHENTAHIRLSGAIDYSTQDAFQEENNKALGAAHITEILVDLDEVTFLDSSGIRALLTLQKNAVQTGKALVILNCRHPVREIFEIGGFDRMFTFR from the coding sequence ATGTCCATCCTAACGGAATTTCACGAGAACACCGCCCATATCCGGCTGTCCGGGGCGATCGACTATTCCACACAGGATGCGTTTCAAGAGGAAAACAATAAGGCGCTCGGCGCGGCACACATCACAGAGATCCTGGTGGATTTGGATGAGGTCACGTTCCTGGATTCGTCCGGCATTCGGGCATTACTGACGCTTCAAAAGAATGCGGTCCAGACCGGCAAGGCGCTGGTCATTTTGAACTGCCGGCATCCCGTGCGGGAGATCTTCGAGATCGGCGGCTTCGACCGCATGTTCACCTTCCGCTAA
- a CDS encoding STAS domain-containing protein, with translation MAIIEVSQAQGRVPVTVFHLQDRVNLGNAAEMEKAAREAFENGARDMVIDMTKTPSITSAGIRSLVAIYKLFSADGTNRVKLACVSPQIREIFEVAGITQHVEIHETVDDAVASF, from the coding sequence ATGGCAATCATAGAAGTCTCTCAAGCACAGGGGCGCGTCCCCGTCACCGTATTTCATTTGCAAGACCGGGTCAATTTGGGGAATGCCGCCGAAATGGAGAAAGCGGCGCGGGAAGCTTTCGAGAACGGCGCGCGGGATATGGTGATCGACATGACGAAGACACCGTCCATCACCAGCGCCGGCATCCGCTCGCTGGTGGCGATCTACAAGCTGTTCTCGGCAGACGGGACGAACCGCGTCAAGCTGGCGTGCGTCTCCCCGCAGATCCGCGAGATCTTCGAGGTGGCGGGCATCACCCAGCACGTCGAGATCCACGAAACGGTGGACGATGCGGTGGCGTCGTTCTAA
- a CDS encoding HNH endonuclease — MSYIIDLLNGTIEPTADQISLERYVRESSFSTRYLSRIVKDKALVVYQVLFYLSWFETGKGEIVVPWAHVGSFIRSEQGNIIDNSTTVKRRLSDLFTHKCISVNRQRGNANEISVHLPSDIPACRELINQEEHETKVVSQEKDERDYYTDQTRRLMVLSRDHYACVYCTAPLSEDNFVLDHLLPVSKGGTNRRHNLVAACDDCNRRRGDLDSIQFLRENYRQQLLSQEEFLQQRQYIESLLEENAAYR; from the coding sequence TTGTCCTACATCATCGACTTACTAAATGGCACAATCGAGCCGACAGCGGATCAGATTTCGCTGGAGCGGTATGTTCGAGAGTCAAGTTTTAGTACCCGCTACCTCTCGCGGATTGTGAAAGATAAAGCTCTCGTAGTATATCAAGTTCTCTTTTACCTTTCTTGGTTTGAAACCGGAAAAGGCGAAATTGTCGTTCCATGGGCGCACGTTGGTTCCTTTATTCGGTCGGAGCAAGGAAATATTATTGATAATTCCACGACTGTGAAGCGTCGCTTATCTGACCTCTTCACACACAAATGTATTTCAGTAAATCGGCAACGCGGGAATGCAAATGAAATATCTGTTCATTTGCCAAGTGACATACCTGCATGCCGAGAGCTTATTAACCAAGAAGAACACGAAACTAAAGTTGTATCCCAAGAGAAAGACGAACGAGATTATTATACTGACCAAACACGCCGCCTCATGGTGTTATCTCGAGATCATTATGCTTGCGTATATTGCACGGCACCACTTTCCGAAGACAATTTTGTCCTTGACCATCTGCTGCCAGTCTCAAAGGGTGGCACCAACAGGAGGCACAATTTAGTCGCGGCTTGCGATGACTGTAACAGGCGGCGAGGTGATTTAGATTCAATCCAATTTCTTCGAGAAAATTATCGTCAACAGCTTTTAAGTCAAGAGGAGTTCCTGCAACAGAGACAATACATAGAATCATTGCTCGAGGAGAACGCTGCCTACCGATAA
- a CDS encoding endonuclease/exonuclease/phosphatase family protein: MPFYKSLDSRTVAGRRTAHNLRVLKFELDKTIPAKTVDSTLLLATWNIREFGGSKSGGREAEPLFYLAEIISRFDIVAVQEVRDNLDELDRLMNILGGWWKYLVSDVTLGAQGNNERHAYIYDTRKISFGGLAGELVPEMKKHGDLLASDFSFARTPYVAGFKAGWFKFTLCTQHFYYGQAKADDPQRVEEARKVVALLKKRMRSKDAWAYNAILLGDFNVFSTKDETFQALEKGMFHIPKNLRNTYTNAVRNKPFDQIAFLARDVESQMGLARAGAFPFFEHVYRDADWQTYQPESTLAKYKQWRTFKMSDHLPLWVELFVDFGDAYLERKSQKPPS, from the coding sequence ATGCCGTTCTATAAAAGTCTCGACAGCCGAACAGTAGCGGGCAGGCGCACCGCCCACAACCTGCGCGTGCTCAAATTCGAACTGGACAAAACCATCCCTGCCAAGACGGTCGACTCCACCCTCCTGCTCGCCACCTGGAACATCCGCGAATTCGGCGGCTCCAAATCCGGCGGGCGCGAAGCCGAACCGCTCTTCTACCTCGCCGAGATCATCTCCCGCTTCGACATCGTCGCCGTGCAGGAAGTCCGCGACAACCTCGACGAACTTGACCGCCTCATGAACATCCTCGGCGGCTGGTGGAAGTACCTCGTCTCGGATGTCACCCTCGGGGCGCAGGGCAACAACGAACGCCATGCCTACATCTACGACACGCGCAAGATCTCCTTCGGCGGATTGGCGGGCGAACTGGTGCCTGAGATGAAGAAGCATGGCGACCTGCTCGCCTCCGACTTCTCCTTTGCCCGTACCCCCTATGTGGCTGGGTTCAAGGCTGGATGGTTCAAATTCACCCTCTGCACCCAGCACTTCTACTACGGGCAGGCAAAAGCGGATGACCCCCAGCGTGTCGAAGAAGCCCGCAAGGTTGTCGCACTCCTAAAGAAGCGTATGCGCTCCAAGGACGCCTGGGCATACAACGCCATCCTGCTCGGCGACTTCAACGTCTTCTCCACCAAAGACGAGACCTTTCAAGCGCTCGAAAAGGGCATGTTCCACATCCCCAAGAACCTGCGCAATACCTACACCAACGCCGTGCGGAACAAGCCCTTCGACCAGATCGCCTTCCTTGCGCGTGACGTCGAATCGCAAATGGGGCTGGCGCGCGCTGGAGCCTTCCCCTTCTTTGAGCATGTCTACCGCGACGCCGACTGGCAGACCTACCAGCCCGAAAGCACCCTCGCCAAATACAAGCAGTGGCGCACCTTCAAGATGTCCGATCACCTCCCGCTCTGGGTGGAGTTGTTCGTCGATTTCGGCGACGCCTACCTCGAGCGCAAATCCCAAAAGCCCCCGTCATAA
- the ftcD gene encoding glutamate formimidoyltransferase yields the protein MTTPLIECIPNFSEARRPEVIDRIVAAIQAVPDVKLLDRSSDLDHNRTVLTFAGSPAGVEEAAFRAIQTAAELIDLDGHTGEHPRIGATDVVPFVPLGDASMEDCIAIAQRLGQRVGSELNIPVYLYESAATRPERVNLENIRKGQYEALKAEIADPERTPDYGPTVLPKAGATVIGARAPLIAFNVYLTTDDVSIAKKIAKAVRHSTGGLRYVKGLGLLVDGRAQVSMNLTDFRQTPIARVVEFIRREAQRYGVAIHHSELVGLIPQESLVDAAVWYTQLDGFDKEQILESRLYSSSSAAPQSPPASASFLDEVASPVPAPGGGSAAAYAGALGAALVAMVSGLTIGKKKYAEVEAEMQAIRVIAEKLRADMTQAVEDDAASFEAVIGAFKLPKDTEEQQTARTAAIQVATLNAAHIPLHSAGNSVRIMELAVKCAERGLLSAISDSMSGFAMARASLTAAGYNVRININSLPDPSAGQPYLDELSALETEADELEKRIRAIMKERGGI from the coding sequence ATGACCACTCCCCTCATCGAATGCATCCCCAACTTCTCCGAAGCGCGCCGCCCCGAAGTCATTGACCGCATCGTCGCCGCCATCCAAGCCGTCCCCGACGTCAAACTGCTCGACCGCTCCTCCGACCTCGACCACAACCGCACCGTCCTCACCTTCGCTGGTTCCCCCGCCGGAGTGGAGGAAGCCGCCTTCCGCGCCATCCAGACCGCCGCCGAACTCATCGACCTCGACGGGCACACCGGCGAACACCCCCGCATCGGCGCCACCGACGTCGTCCCCTTCGTCCCCCTCGGGGACGCCAGCATGGAAGACTGCATCGCCATTGCCCAGCGTCTCGGTCAGCGCGTCGGCTCGGAACTGAACATCCCCGTCTATCTCTACGAATCCGCCGCGACCCGTCCCGAGCGTGTCAATCTCGAGAACATCCGCAAAGGACAGTACGAAGCGCTCAAAGCGGAGATCGCGGACCCCGAACGCACCCCCGACTACGGACCCACAGTCCTGCCCAAAGCCGGAGCTACTGTCATTGGCGCGCGCGCGCCGCTCATCGCCTTCAACGTCTATCTCACCACCGACGATGTCAGCATCGCCAAAAAGATCGCCAAAGCCGTCCGTCACTCTACCGGCGGTCTGCGCTACGTCAAAGGTCTTGGTCTGCTCGTGGATGGTCGCGCGCAAGTCTCCATGAACCTCACCGACTTCCGCCAGACCCCCATCGCCCGCGTCGTTGAGTTCATCCGCCGCGAGGCGCAGCGTTACGGCGTCGCCATCCACCACAGCGAACTCGTCGGTCTGATTCCCCAGGAGTCCCTTGTGGATGCGGCGGTCTGGTACACGCAGTTGGATGGATTTGACAAGGAGCAGATCCTTGAGTCCAGGCTTTATTCTTCATCTTCCGCCGCGCCTCAATCCCCGCCCGCATCTGCCTCCTTCCTCGACGAAGTAGCCTCCCCCGTACCTGCCCCCGGAGGCGGCTCTGCCGCCGCCTATGCCGGGGCATTGGGCGCAGCCCTCGTTGCCATGGTCTCCGGTCTCACCATCGGCAAAAAGAAATATGCCGAAGTCGAAGCCGAAATGCAAGCCATCCGCGTCATCGCCGAAAAGCTCCGCGCCGACATGACCCAAGCCGTCGAAGACGACGCCGCCTCCTTCGAAGCGGTCATCGGCGCATTCAAACTCCCCAAAGATACCGAAGAACAGCAGACCGCCCGCACCGCCGCCATTCAGGTCGCCACCCTCAACGCCGCCCACATCCCCCTGCATTCCGCCGGCAACTCCGTCCGCATCATGGAACTGGCTGTCAAATGCGCCGAGCGCGGGTTGCTCAGCGCCATCAGTGACTCCATGTCCGGTTTTGCCATGGCGCGCGCCTCGCTGACTGCCGCAGGTTACAACGTACGCATCAACATCAACTCCCTGCCCGATCCCTCCGCTGGTCAACCGTATCTGGATGAACTCTCCGCCCTCGAGACAGAAGCGGATGAACTCGAAAAGAGAATCCGCGCCATCATGAAGGAGCGTGGTGGGATTTAG
- the acs gene encoding acetate--CoA ligase yields the protein MAKKQMEGDVYYPSEQVVEQARLKDWGALAEKAEKDLEGFWADEASELEWFKKWDKVLDDSNKPFYKWFVGAKTNIVHNAVDRHLKTHRKNQLALIWESEDGKDHRTFSYFSMNREVSRMANIIKAMGIEKGDRVTIYMGRIPEIVFAMLACAKIGAIHSVVFGGFSVDSLQGRIEDSKSKLVITCDGSFQNGKVVELKAIVDESLKRCPSVENVIVVKRVGNGVTMEAGRDHWYHDLCVLPIANGKCPTEEMDAEDPLFILYTSGSTGKPKAILHTHGGYMVGTYSTLKYAFDVNDMDRWWCTADPGWITGHSYLVYGPMIAGVTSFMFEGGPAYPYPNRWWQCIERYGITIFYTAPTAIRGLMRFGESWPQKHDLSSLRLLGSVGEPINPEAWKWYHRVIGKEKCPIIDTWWQTETGMFMITPTPVVPLKPGSGTRPFFGQKAEIVDEQGTPVPDDTEGYLTLLNPWPSMLRTIYGDDERYVSQYWSKYPGRYTTGDSAKRDKDGYYWIIGRVDDVIKVSGHRLGTAEVESALVSHPAVAEAAAIGLPHEVKGQAIHTFVLLRAGHAPSPELAEELRQHVATHMGPIARPEDVKFLDKLPKTRSGKIMRRVLKARAQGLPEGDISTLEE from the coding sequence ATGGCGAAGAAGCAAATGGAAGGCGATGTTTACTATCCGTCCGAGCAGGTGGTGGAGCAGGCGCGGCTGAAGGATTGGGGTGCACTCGCCGAAAAAGCAGAAAAAGACCTGGAAGGCTTCTGGGCGGACGAAGCCTCTGAATTGGAATGGTTCAAGAAGTGGGATAAGGTTCTCGACGACTCAAATAAACCTTTCTACAAATGGTTCGTGGGGGCGAAGACCAATATCGTGCACAACGCAGTTGACCGGCATTTGAAAACCCACCGCAAGAACCAGCTCGCGCTGATCTGGGAGAGCGAAGACGGCAAGGATCACCGCACTTTTTCGTATTTCTCGATGAACCGCGAAGTCTCGCGCATGGCAAACATCATCAAGGCGATGGGCATCGAAAAAGGCGACCGCGTGACGATCTACATGGGGCGCATCCCCGAGATCGTCTTTGCGATGCTGGCGTGCGCCAAGATCGGCGCGATCCACTCGGTGGTGTTCGGTGGCTTTTCGGTGGATTCGTTGCAGGGACGCATCGAAGACAGCAAATCGAAACTGGTCATCACTTGCGACGGCTCGTTCCAGAATGGAAAAGTCGTCGAACTGAAGGCAATCGTGGACGAGTCGCTGAAGCGCTGCCCGAGCGTGGAAAATGTCATCGTCGTGAAGCGTGTCGGCAACGGCGTCACAATGGAAGCGGGGCGCGATCACTGGTATCACGACTTGTGCGTGCTGCCCATCGCCAACGGCAAATGTCCCACCGAGGAAATGGACGCGGAAGATCCGCTCTTCATTCTTTATACATCCGGATCCACCGGCAAACCAAAAGCCATCCTGCACACGCATGGCGGCTACATGGTCGGCACATACTCCACGCTGAAATACGCCTTCGACGTCAACGACATGGACCGCTGGTGGTGCACTGCCGACCCGGGTTGGATCACCGGGCACTCCTACCTCGTATACGGTCCGATGATCGCGGGCGTGACGTCGTTCATGTTCGAGGGCGGACCCGCCTACCCGTACCCGAACCGCTGGTGGCAGTGCATCGAACGCTATGGCATCACCATCTTCTACACGGCTCCCACCGCCATCCGCGGACTGATGCGCTTCGGCGAGTCCTGGCCCCAGAAACACGATCTTTCGTCCCTGCGCCTGCTCGGCAGTGTCGGTGAGCCGATCAACCCCGAAGCATGGAAGTGGTATCACCGCGTGATCGGCAAGGAGAAGTGTCCGATCATCGATACCTGGTGGCAGACGGAGACAGGCATGTTCATGATCACGCCGACGCCGGTCGTGCCGCTCAAGCCCGGCTCCGGAACAAGACCGTTCTTTGGGCAGAAAGCCGAGATCGTGGATGAACAAGGCACCCCAGTCCCGGATGATACAGAAGGCTACCTGACGCTGCTCAACCCGTGGCCCTCGATGCTGAGAACCATCTACGGCGATGACGAGCGTTATGTGAGTCAATACTGGAGCAAGTACCCCGGACGCTATACTACCGGTGACTCCGCCAAGCGCGACAAGGACGGCTACTACTGGATCATCGGGCGCGTGGATGATGTCATCAAAGTGTCGGGACACAGGTTAGGGACAGCAGAGGTGGAATCCGCGCTGGTCAGTCACCCGGCAGTGGCGGAGGCGGCGGCGATCGGACTTCCACACGAGGTCAAGGGACAGGCTATCCACACCTTCGTGCTGTTACGCGCTGGTCATGCTCCCTCGCCCGAATTGGCGGAGGAGTTACGTCAGCACGTGGCGACGCATATGGGACCGATCGCAAGACCCGAAGATGTGAAGTTCCTCGATAAACTGCCCAAAACGCGCTCAGGCAAGATCATGCGGCGCGTGTTGAAAGCGCGCGCGCAAGGACTGCCAGAGGGCGATATTAGTACGTTGGAAGAGTAA
- a CDS encoding FAD-binding oxidoreductase has product MKQHIYWHTTVQMPDDSNLTPIPAKADVAIIGGGYTGLSAARTLAKQGVNVVVLEAETIGWGASSRNGGMTLTGLKPAMQTVIKKYGRELAKELFQCSLDSVDIVERIVKEENIDCGFARTGHLLTANKPKHYDALKDEVDFMAMEFNHSVRLVSPKDLRSEIGTDVYHGALVDEVSGGLNPAQYVAGLADAAARAGGTLCARARVSRLERREKRFVIQTDRGSLEAESVLVATSGYTGNVIKKLQKKIIPIGSFIIATEKLSDELAHELSPKNRMIFDYKHFLNYFRLWDNRMIFGGRAAFFPENKNTIAQSGEILRREMIQVYPQLKDVKVEYVWGGTLDFAFDQMTHVGEEDGIYYALGYAGHGVAMATYLGATAADAMMKGNINEHPFARFEFPSAPLGLYNGNPWFLPFAGMYYKILDWVE; this is encoded by the coding sequence ATGAAACAACACATCTACTGGCATACCACTGTCCAAATGCCGGATGATAGTAATCTCACACCCATCCCCGCCAAAGCGGACGTGGCGATCATCGGCGGCGGGTACACGGGCTTGAGCGCGGCGCGGACATTGGCAAAACAGGGAGTGAACGTCGTCGTGCTTGAAGCGGAGACCATTGGCTGGGGCGCAAGTTCGCGCAACGGCGGCATGACGTTGACGGGACTCAAGCCCGCCATGCAGACCGTCATCAAAAAATATGGGCGGGAATTGGCAAAGGAGTTATTCCAATGCTCGTTGGATTCGGTGGATATTGTTGAGAGAATCGTTAAAGAAGAGAATATCGACTGCGGCTTTGCACGGACAGGTCACCTTCTGACGGCGAATAAGCCGAAACATTACGACGCGCTCAAAGATGAAGTCGATTTCATGGCAATGGAGTTCAACCACAGCGTGCGGCTCGTTTCGCCAAAGGACTTGCGCTCTGAAATCGGCACGGATGTCTATCACGGCGCATTGGTGGATGAGGTCAGCGGCGGGTTGAACCCGGCTCAATATGTGGCTGGGCTTGCGGATGCGGCGGCTCGGGCGGGGGGGACGCTCTGCGCGCGAGCGCGGGTCAGTAGGCTTGAGCGGAGGGAGAAGCGGTTCGTCATCCAAACAGACAGAGGGAGTTTGGAAGCGGAATCCGTTTTGGTGGCAACATCCGGCTATACGGGAAATGTCATCAAAAAGCTGCAAAAGAAAATCATCCCGATTGGATCGTTCATCATTGCGACTGAAAAACTTTCGGACGAACTCGCGCATGAACTCAGCCCGAAGAATAGAATGATCTTCGATTACAAGCATTTCCTGAATTATTTTCGACTGTGGGATAACCGCATGATCTTCGGCGGGCGGGCGGCGTTCTTCCCTGAAAATAAGAATACGATTGCACAAAGCGGAGAGATTTTACGGCGCGAGATGATCCAGGTGTACCCACAGTTGAAGGACGTGAAAGTGGAATATGTGTGGGGCGGCACGCTTGATTTTGCGTTCGACCAGATGACGCATGTGGGCGAAGAGGACGGGATTTATTACGCGCTTGGTTATGCGGGGCATGGCGTTGCAATGGCGACGTATTTGGGCGCGACGGCTGCGGATGCGATGATGAAGGGAAATATCAACGAGCATCCGTTTGCACGGTTTGAGTTTCCGTCCGCGCCGCTGGGATTGTATAACGGCAATCCGTGGTTTCTGCCGTTCGCAGGGATGTATTACAAGATCCTGGATTGGGTGGAATGA
- a CDS encoding DNA alkylation repair protein: MPAIDLTRLRKQANRLADFFFLPDEFMKHLREMLDFYVNYTLRTVENVAPGSNLKTYRTPPAVLTQIENELRPIAEANPHFALELADILWDEGALETRLLAAFLLGRIPPQEERLLPRITAWTQQIRDPNVRAALLSTSLTRMRKETPDQFLTLVREYLHPERARTWSNGIQALIPMIADTDFENLPAIFDIVDPIIEEAPSTLQNDLTDLIVALYRASVSETVFMLKHVLANSQNPMTAITLRRISPNFPPPLQKELRNLLQAQPLMRPQPVEEIDDFIDEEPLIQEKAKPKPRKKKMDNSRIIYLHGLESNSQSGKARQFAEKFPGMVTPDFTGEFEERMAQLKPIFGRKKNWTIIGSSFGGLMGTVFTCNKPNQVRKLILLAPALLKEPFGSYLDLEPVSVPTIIIHGTEDDVVPLEPVREIAEKLFTNLRYIVVDDGHRLHKAFGELDWNEILE; encoded by the coding sequence ATGCCTGCCATTGACCTGACCCGCCTCCGCAAACAAGCCAACCGTCTGGCAGATTTCTTCTTCCTGCCTGACGAGTTCATGAAGCATTTGCGCGAGATGCTGGATTTTTACGTCAACTATACATTGCGAACCGTTGAAAACGTCGCGCCCGGCTCGAACCTGAAGACATACCGCACGCCGCCGGCCGTGTTGACGCAGATCGAAAACGAACTGCGCCCCATTGCGGAAGCCAATCCGCATTTCGCATTGGAACTTGCGGATATTTTGTGGGACGAAGGCGCGCTCGAAACCCGCCTGCTTGCCGCTTTCCTGCTTGGGCGCATCCCGCCGCAAGAGGAACGCCTGCTACCGCGCATCACCGCATGGACCCAACAGATCCGCGACCCCAACGTCCGCGCGGCGCTGCTCTCCACCAGCCTGACACGCATGAGAAAGGAAACACCCGACCAGTTCCTGACGCTCGTGCGCGAATACCTGCATCCCGAACGCGCGCGCACCTGGTCGAACGGCATTCAGGCGCTCATCCCCATGATCGCGGACACCGACTTCGAGAACCTGCCCGCCATCTTTGACATCGTCGACCCCATCATCGAAGAAGCGCCGTCCACGCTGCAAAACGACCTCACAGATCTGATCGTCGCACTCTACCGCGCTTCCGTCAGCGAAACCGTCTTCATGCTCAAGCATGTCCTCGCGAATTCACAGAACCCGATGACTGCGATCACCCTGCGGCGCATCTCACCGAACTTCCCGCCGCCACTGCAAAAAGAACTGCGCAATTTGCTTCAAGCACAGCCGCTCATGCGCCCGCAACCGGTCGAAGAGATCGACGACTTCATCGACGAAGAGCCCCTCATTCAGGAAAAAGCAAAACCCAAGCCAAGGAAAAAGAAAATGGACAACTCGCGCATCATCTACCTGCACGGTCTCGAAAGCAACAGCCAAAGCGGCAAGGCGCGTCAGTTCGCCGAAAAATTTCCCGGCATGGTCACGCCCGATTTCACCGGCGAATTCGAAGAACGCATGGCACAGCTAAAACCGATCTTCGGACGTAAGAAAAACTGGACGATCATCGGCTCGTCCTTCGGCGGCTTGATGGGGACGGTATTCACTTGCAACAAGCCGAACCAAGTTAGGAAATTGATCCTGCTCGCCCCCGCCCTGCTCAAAGAACCCTTCGGCTCTTATTTGGACTTGGAACCTGTTTCTGTTCCTACGATCATCATCCACGGGACGGAGGATGACGTAGTCCCGCTCGAACCTGTGCGCGAGATCGCAGAAAAATTATTCACCAATCTCCGCTACATCGTTGTGGACGATGGTCATCGCTTGCACAAAGCGTTCGGGGAATTGGATTGGAACGAGATATTAGAATAA